Below is a genomic region from Microbacterium esteraromaticum.
CGTGTGCCTCCGGATGACGCGTCCAGAAGTGGACGTGATCTGACAAACCCCTCACCTCCCGGTGCCTCCTGTGCGCGCATCCACGCTACAGGTGGCTGGAAGGCGGCACCCCGTAGAGTCGATACGTGCGCATTCTTCTCACCGGCGGTGCCGGCTACATCGGGTCCCACGTCGCTCTCGTGCTGCTGGAGGCAGGGCACGACGTCCTCGTGCTCGACGACTTCTCGAACAGCTCGCGCGAGGCGATCGAGCGTGTCGAGGAGCTCACCGGGCGCTCGATCGACACGATCGAGTGCGATCTCGCCGACCAGGCGGCCTCCTCTGCAGCGCTGCGCGACGAGGCGTTCGACGCCGTCATCCACCTCGCCGGGCTCAAGGCCGTCGGCGAGTCGGTGGCGCAGCCCTCGCGCTACTACCGCACCAACCTCGTCTCGACTCTCAACCTGCTCGACATCATGGCCGAGCACGGCGTCACCAAGCTCGTGTTCAGCTCCTCGGCGACCGTGTACAGCCCCGCTGCCGAAGGGGTGCTGAACCTCGACGAATCGCAGCCGTCCGGCACGGGGATCACCAACCCGTACGGCTGGACCAAGGCGATGAACGAGCAGATCATCCGCGACGTGCAGACGGGCCGGCCTGAGCTCGAAGCCGTTCTGCTGCGCTACTTCAACCCGGTCGGCGCGCACCCGTCGGGCCGCATCGGCGAGGACCCGGCGGGCATCCCGAACAACCTGATGCCCTTCGTGACGCAGGTCGCCATCGGGCGGCGCGACCACCTCGCCGTCTTCGGCGACCAGTACCCCACCCACGACGGCACGGGCGTGCG
It encodes:
- the galE gene encoding UDP-glucose 4-epimerase GalE, which gives rise to MRILLTGGAGYIGSHVALVLLEAGHDVLVLDDFSNSSREAIERVEELTGRSIDTIECDLADQAASSAALRDEAFDAVIHLAGLKAVGESVAQPSRYYRTNLVSTLNLLDIMAEHGVTKLVFSSSATVYSPAAEGVLNLDESQPSGTGITNPYGWTKAMNEQIIRDVQTGRPELEAVLLRYFNPVGAHPSGRIGEDPAGIPNNLMPFVTQVAIGRRDHLAVFGDQYPTHDGTGVRDYIHVMDLAEGHLAALDGLRPGVEAYNLGTGDGQSVLDIVKAFSAASGQEVRYEVVAPRPGDVARAVADPAKANRELGWRATRTIEDACRDSWAWQSQNPNGYAGR